AAAAAGAAAATAACAATGATCACAAAAATGAACCACGTTAGCATTTTTGTCTTGGACCAAGACAGTGCTTATGATTTTTATGTAAACAAACTGGGCTTTAAAGTACACACAGACGCATCCATGGGACCCGGCATGCGATGGCTAACCGTTTGTCCACCCGAGCAACCCGAGCTTGAAATATCCTTAATGGCTATTCAAGAAGGTATGATGTTTAAAGGCGAAGCAGCCGCCCAAATGCGGGAACTGGTTAAGAATGGAACGTTTGGCTTTGGCGTGTTCCAGTGTAACGACCTGAATGCAACATATGAAGAATTAAAAGCAAAGGGTGTTGTCTTTAAAAAGCCACCAACAAAAGAATTTTATGGCTATGAAGCTCTTTTTGCTGATGATTCAGGCAACTGGTTTTCATTGGGTGAAAAGAAGGAAGGCTGATCCAAACTTATTAAGTGCTGCTTGCTTAAACAACGACCCTTTCTATGGCAAGCAGCACTCACTATAATTATTCTATTCACCTACAATTGAATTAGGATATCTACTAATTCTTGTGGCTTACTGAAAAAAGGGGAGTGACTGGTAGCCAGTTGATATACTTTTTCACACGGTGTTTCAGCATACATCTTTCTTTGAATAAATGGTGTAACGGCACGATCTTCTGTGCACTCTATATATACTCTTGACACTCTTCCAAAGTTTTCATCTGTTAACTCGAGTGGTGTAATACCAGACTCAACTGGTTCATGGCTTAACAGGACTTTTGCCAATTCTGTAATGGTATCATCACAGTCGTGATACAAGCCTTCTTTATAGATCTCGTTTTGCAAAGTATGTGAGGCTGTTTCTGGATGCTGGGTCACGTAAGGTTTCAGCCAGCCCTCGGTATCTTGTATTGAATACTCTCGCTGTGTTTTACCATTGGGAATTAAATAGGCTGCCAGGTAAACCAGCTTTTCTATTTTATCTGGTCGGTATTCAGCAGCCTGAGAGATCATGATCCCATTTTTACTATGCCCAACCAAAATAACTTTACCAGGAATGTTATCCATCAATGCACAAATCTTTTCAACGGTAGACTTCATTTTCACTTCCTGGATGGGAGTTTTATCTCTACCCATGCCGGGCAAGTCAATAGCAATGGCTTTATGACCGGCCTTTTCCAAAAGAGGAACTATGCGATGCCAGTTCCAGGCACTATGCCAAGAACCATGAATAAGAATAAACGTTTTCATGCTAATTTATTATGCGGTAAAACTGGAAAAATCAGAAAGAGATTTCAACCCAAACCTTTAAACAACAGTAGATACTTTAGCTGCTTCCCAGCCAATCATGGCCGTTTTGCGGGTAGTTCCCCAATGGTAGTTACCAATGCTGCCAGATGATTGAATAACCCGGTGGCAAGGAATGATAAAAGCAACAGGGTTTTGACCAATCGCAGATCCAACGGCCCTGAGCGCGTTGGGGTTATTGATCGTTGAGGCTACG
This genomic interval from Flavisolibacter tropicus contains the following:
- a CDS encoding alpha/beta fold hydrolase, coding for MKTFILIHGSWHSAWNWHRIVPLLEKAGHKAIAIDLPGMGRDKTPIQEVKMKSTVEKICALMDNIPGKVILVGHSKNGIMISQAAEYRPDKIEKLVYLAAYLIPNGKTQREYSIQDTEGWLKPYVTQHPETASHTLQNEIYKEGLYHDCDDTITELAKVLLSHEPVESGITPLELTDENFGRVSRVYIECTEDRAVTPFIQRKMYAETPCEKVYQLATSHSPFFSKPQELVDILIQL
- a CDS encoding VOC family protein — protein: MITKMNHVSIFVLDQDSAYDFYVNKLGFKVHTDASMGPGMRWLTVCPPEQPELEISLMAIQEGMMFKGEAAAQMRELVKNGTFGFGVFQCNDLNATYEELKAKGVVFKKPPTKEFYGYEALFADDSGNWFSLGEKKEG